The following are encoded in a window of Shewanella psychrotolerans genomic DNA:
- the fabR gene encoding HTH-type transcriptional repressor FabR codes for MGIRAQQKEKTRRALVDAAFNQLSAERSFSSLSLREVAREAKIAPTSFYRHFKDMNELGLTMVDEGGLTLRQMMRKGRQRAEAGGSVIRISVDTFMEVLESNPNVFRILLHERSGTSAPFRAAVAREIEHFISELAHYTEATAKRTPELARAQAEALVTLVFNAGAAALDMKRVDRKILADRLVIQLRMVAKGAESLQQKMESR; via the coding sequence ATGGGTATCAGAGCACAACAGAAAGAAAAGACTCGTCGGGCGTTAGTCGATGCTGCATTTAATCAATTGAGCGCAGAGCGGAGTTTTTCGAGTCTGAGTTTGCGAGAAGTTGCAAGGGAAGCCAAAATTGCGCCAACTTCTTTCTATCGTCATTTTAAAGATATGAATGAGTTAGGTCTGACTATGGTTGATGAAGGTGGTTTAACCCTTAGGCAGATGATGCGTAAAGGTCGTCAACGAGCTGAGGCTGGTGGTAGCGTTATTCGCATTTCTGTTGATACTTTTATGGAGGTACTGGAATCAAATCCAAACGTATTTCGGATCTTACTCCATGAACGCTCTGGCACTTCTGCGCCATTTCGAGCTGCGGTTGCGCGTGAGATCGAGCATTTTATCTCAGAATTGGCCCATTATACTGAAGCGACGGCAAAGAGAACCCCAGAGCTAGCGAGGGCGCAGGCCGAAGCTTTGGTGACCTTGGTATTTAATGCCGGAGCGGCTGCGTTAGATATGAAACGTGTTGATCGAAAAATATTGGCTGACAGATTAGTGATCCAGTTGCGTATGGTGGCTAAAGGCGCAGAGTCTTTGCAGCAAAAAATGGAAAGTCGCTGA
- the trmA gene encoding tRNA (uridine(54)-C5)-methyltransferase TrmA, which produces MNLEAMDPNQYDKQLDAKREKLAQLFADFNTPSLEVFASEPEHYRMRAEFRVWHEGEDLYYYMFDKVLNQKVRCEQFLPASALINQMMPALMAELRPNTILRHKLFQVDFLSTLSGEILVSLLYHKQLDQQWQDEVQALKQRLGEQFKVNIIGRARKQKLVMDRDYVIESLPVNGQTLTYKQIENSFTQPNGRVSIKMLEWAIDITQQSTGDLLELYCGNGNFSIALAQNFNRVLATELAKPSVDSAQYNIEANNVDNLQIIRMSAEDFTDALAKKRSFRRLEGIDLDTYHCNTIFVDPPRAGLDDNTLAMVQGYERIIYISCNPNTLMDNLSVLDKTHKISRFALFDQFPYTDHMESGVLLEKR; this is translated from the coding sequence ATGAATTTAGAAGCAATGGATCCTAACCAATACGATAAGCAACTTGATGCTAAACGTGAAAAATTAGCGCAACTATTTGCTGACTTTAACACGCCATCATTGGAAGTTTTCGCTTCAGAACCAGAACATTACCGTATGCGCGCAGAGTTTAGAGTCTGGCATGAAGGCGAAGACCTTTACTACTATATGTTCGATAAGGTTCTTAATCAAAAAGTACGTTGCGAACAATTCTTACCCGCCAGCGCATTGATTAATCAAATGATGCCAGCCTTAATGGCTGAACTTCGCCCCAACACCATATTACGCCATAAGCTATTTCAGGTGGATTTTTTATCGACCCTAAGCGGTGAAATTCTCGTCTCATTGCTATACCACAAGCAATTAGATCAACAGTGGCAAGATGAAGTGCAAGCCCTCAAGCAACGTCTGGGTGAGCAATTCAAGGTCAATATCATTGGCCGTGCTCGTAAACAGAAATTAGTTATGGATAGGGATTATGTTATTGAGTCATTGCCGGTCAATGGTCAAACGCTAACCTATAAACAAATAGAAAATAGTTTTACTCAGCCTAATGGCAGGGTTTCTATCAAGATGCTTGAATGGGCAATCGATATCACCCAACAGAGCACAGGAGATCTACTCGAACTGTACTGTGGTAACGGTAACTTCTCTATAGCCCTAGCGCAAAACTTTAATCGCGTATTAGCCACAGAGCTTGCTAAGCCATCTGTAGACTCGGCGCAATACAACATTGAAGCTAATAACGTCGACAACTTACAGATCATTCGTATGTCTGCCGAAGACTTTACCGATGCGCTAGCGAAAAAACGTAGTTTTAGACGACTAGAGGGCATTGATTTAGACACCTACCACTGCAATACCATCTTTGTCGATCCACCGCGTGCGGGCCTCGATGACAACACCTTGGCTATGGTTCAGGGTTATGAACGAATTATCTATATCTCATGCAATCCTAATACCTTGATGGATAACCTAAGCGTGTTAGATAAAACTCACAAAATTAGCCGATTCGCCCTGTTCGATCAATTCCCATATACCGACCACATGGAATCTGGCGTATTGTTAGAAAAACGCTAA
- the murI gene encoding glutamate racemase codes for MSANILVFDSGVGGLSILSEIKQTLPNESYYYLFDNARLPYGELEEQQLIRGCIDIIGNAVSQVDADIVVVACNSASTLILPALRASLSIPIVGVVPAIKPAAEMTKNKHIGLLATPGTVVRSYTHDLIQRFATGCEVQCFGSSELVLLAEAKMAQEYVEQQLIEKILLPIKQSQIDTLVLGCTHFPILREELQASLGDGITLLDSAAAIAARVKVLLQQLSSNVGPIESKAYFTTKDISIGLKRTLAEYGFSVIEQLTSSTE; via the coding sequence TTGTCGGCAAATATTTTAGTGTTCGATTCCGGTGTCGGTGGCCTCTCCATATTGTCTGAAATTAAGCAAACCCTGCCAAACGAGAGTTATTACTATCTATTTGATAATGCCAGGCTGCCTTATGGTGAGTTGGAAGAGCAACAACTGATCCGAGGCTGCATTGACATAATAGGTAACGCGGTTAGTCAAGTGGACGCAGATATAGTTGTGGTTGCCTGTAATAGCGCAAGTACACTTATACTACCAGCGCTTCGCGCCAGTCTCTCCATTCCGATAGTCGGAGTGGTTCCTGCCATTAAACCAGCAGCTGAAATGACAAAAAATAAGCATATCGGTTTGCTTGCAACACCTGGAACGGTCGTCAGGAGTTATACCCATGATCTGATACAGAGGTTTGCCACTGGTTGTGAAGTGCAATGTTTCGGTTCGTCGGAGTTAGTGTTATTAGCTGAGGCTAAAATGGCCCAAGAATATGTCGAACAGCAGCTAATAGAGAAAATACTACTGCCGATTAAGCAATCGCAAATTGATACACTTGTATTAGGGTGTACCCATTTTCCTATATTAAGAGAGGAGCTTCAGGCTAGTTTAGGCGATGGTATCACTTTACTCGATTCTGCCGCAGCTATCGCGGCTAGAGTGAAGGTGTTATTACAACAGCTTTCTTCTAACGTGGGACCAATAGAGAGTAAGGCATACTTTACTACGAAGGATATTTCGATAGGATTAAAAAGAACACTAGCAGAATATGGATTCTCTGTAATCGAGCAACTAACGTCATCGACAGAGTAA
- a CDS encoding RNA recognition motif domain-containing protein: MQKPFLIVLIVAVIGALAISQFAPDLYSAIAFFTGAIIASVIFTLQSSSSTTESNEQYKGPTMTLYVGNLPYRVHEGEVKELFGKYGPVNSVRLVRDRKTGRRKGFGFIEMSEAGAKKAMSKLNEFDFQERTLKVREAKSQDADKSDADQQVS, translated from the coding sequence ATGCAAAAGCCATTTCTTATTGTTTTGATTGTCGCCGTCATTGGCGCATTGGCAATATCTCAGTTCGCGCCAGATCTCTATTCTGCAATCGCGTTTTTTACTGGTGCTATTATCGCAAGCGTTATTTTTACCCTTCAGTCTTCAAGTTCAACTACAGAATCAAATGAACAGTATAAAGGCCCCACTATGACACTTTATGTTGGCAACTTGCCATATCGTGTACATGAGGGAGAAGTTAAAGAGCTATTTGGTAAATATGGCCCTGTAAACTCGGTTCGTCTTGTGCGTGATCGTAAGACTGGTCGCCGCAAAGGTTTCGGCTTTATCGAGATGTCAGAAGCAGGTGCAAAAAAGGCGATGAGTAAGCTTAATGAATTTGACTTCCAAGAGCGTACTTTAAAGGTACGTGAAGCCAAATCTCAAGATGCTGATAAGTCCGACGCTGATCAGCAAGTCAGCTAA